The following proteins are co-located in the Verrucomicrobiia bacterium genome:
- a CDS encoding ABC transporter permease, translating into MTGQLVASTLRVSTPLIFAALGGMFCERSGVINIALEGMLLIGALGAAVGTLVSHSPWLGSACGMAAGVVLAAIYGLFVIRLRADQIVAGMAINMLAMGLTPFFCKILYDVTGSTPSIPIAERFQSAPLYLSWALVAICFLWMKYTPTGLWVSFAGEHPEALAAAGIRVNRVRWAAVLVSGALAGMGGASLSIFLSSSFSRDMTAGRGFMALAALIFGKWKPLPTALACLLFGFADAVQIRLQGVALWGDRPIPVQFIQILPYLVTILVLAGFVGRSRAPKALGTAFQKG; encoded by the coding sequence ATGACCGGGCAACTCGTCGCCTCAACTCTTCGCGTTTCGACACCGCTGATTTTCGCCGCACTCGGCGGCATGTTTTGCGAGCGTTCCGGCGTGATCAATATCGCGCTCGAAGGCATGCTATTGATCGGGGCCCTCGGCGCCGCCGTGGGGACGTTGGTCAGCCATTCCCCCTGGCTCGGGTCGGCCTGCGGAATGGCTGCGGGTGTTGTGCTCGCCGCGATCTATGGGCTTTTTGTGATTCGGCTGCGGGCCGACCAGATCGTGGCGGGGATGGCGATCAATATGCTGGCCATGGGGTTGACGCCGTTTTTTTGCAAGATCCTTTACGACGTGACCGGCTCGACGCCATCGATCCCGATTGCGGAACGTTTTCAATCCGCGCCGCTCTACCTGAGCTGGGCGCTTGTTGCAATCTGCTTTCTCTGGATGAAGTACACACCGACCGGGCTGTGGGTGAGTTTCGCCGGTGAACATCCCGAGGCGCTCGCGGCGGCGGGAATCCGCGTCAACCGCGTCCGCTGGGCGGCGGTATTGGTGAGCGGCGCGCTGGCAGGAATGGGCGGCGCTTCGCTTTCCATTTTCCTCTCCTCTTCTTTCTCGCGTGACATGACTGCCGGGCGCGGTTTCATGGCACTCGCGGCATTGATCTTTGGAAAATGGAAACCGTTGCCGACCGCGCTCGCATGTCTTCTCTTTGGTTTTGCCGACGCCGTGCAGATCCGGCTCCAGGGCGTGGCCCTCTGGGGCGACCGACCAATTCCCGTCCAGTTCATACAGATTCTTCCATACCTGGTGACGATCCTCGTGCTGGCTGGATTCGTGGGCCGCTCGCGCGCACCGAAGGCCCTCGGTACGGCGTTTCAAAAGGGGTAA
- a CDS encoding ABC transporter permease, with protein sequence MRKILQPILAVALGLALGLGVTRIAGESPWHILQILWKSAFGSNYDFGMTLFYSTPLILTGLAVAVPFQAGLFNIGAEGQLTLGALAAAAVGALWPALPWPVAPVLATVAAILAGTVWGAIPGWLRARRGSHEVINTIMLNFIAAGIASYVTLYLLKNPDSQNPETRAIGSGYLIQQFGIFGGAPVSMALPLAILAAVLVWILLWRTVLGYEMRAVGQSEPAARAAGINPGRIRIIAMAVAGGLAGLVGVGEVLGNAGKFRLGFSPEYGFIGIAVALLGRNQPVGVVAAALLFGALHKGAADLDLETEHVTRELSLVLQALIILSVSAEGLWSWMKRREEA encoded by the coding sequence ATGAGAAAGATCCTTCAGCCTATTCTGGCCGTGGCCCTCGGACTCGCTTTGGGGTTGGGAGTCACTCGAATCGCCGGCGAGAGTCCGTGGCATATCCTGCAAATTCTTTGGAAGAGTGCGTTTGGGTCCAACTACGATTTTGGGATGACGTTGTTCTATTCCACGCCATTGATTCTTACCGGCCTGGCGGTCGCAGTGCCGTTCCAGGCCGGACTCTTCAACATCGGCGCTGAGGGACAGCTGACACTTGGGGCTCTTGCGGCGGCGGCCGTGGGCGCGCTGTGGCCGGCGTTGCCATGGCCCGTCGCCCCGGTGCTGGCTACTGTGGCGGCGATTCTTGCCGGGACGGTTTGGGGCGCGATTCCCGGTTGGCTTCGGGCTCGGCGCGGCAGCCATGAAGTCATCAATACCATCATGCTCAATTTCATCGCGGCCGGGATCGCGAGTTATGTGACACTTTATCTCCTCAAGAATCCCGACTCACAGAATCCAGAAACCCGGGCCATCGGCTCTGGATATTTGATTCAGCAGTTTGGCATTTTTGGCGGCGCGCCAGTGAGCATGGCGCTTCCGCTGGCGATCCTCGCGGCTGTTCTCGTGTGGATTTTGTTGTGGCGAACGGTACTGGGTTATGAAATGCGCGCGGTGGGACAAAGTGAGCCGGCGGCGCGCGCCGCCGGAATCAATCCGGGCAGGATCCGAATTATCGCCATGGCGGTGGCCGGTGGACTGGCCGGGCTGGTGGGCGTGGGCGAGGTGTTGGGGAATGCGGGAAAATTCCGACTCGGATTTTCACCGGAGTATGGATTCATCGGGATCGCCGTGGCACTGTTGGGGCGAAACCAGCCGGTGGGAGTGGTCGCCGCCGCATTACTCTTCGGCGCGCTGCACAAAGGAGCGGCAGATTTGGACCTCGAAACCGAGCACGTGACACGCGAATTGTCGCTCGTCCTGCAGGCTTTAATTATTTTATCGGTTTCCGCCGAAGGACTCTGGAGTTGGATGAAAAGGAGAGAGGAAGCATGA